GGCCAACCTGGCCGGCGTCCAGATGGGCTGGAGGGTCATCCAGGGCTCCCCCGACTTTTTTACCGTCACGAAGAAGATGCACAACGCCCTCCAGGGCGATGATATCAACCTTAGTTGGAAGAAGTTCAGGATATACGAGCACGTCGTCTTCGAAAACGTCCTCCGGAACCACCTCGACCATGACATTGTCGTGATCCACGACCCGCAGCCCCTCCCGATGATCCGCCATTATCACAAGAAGGGACCCTGGATCTGGGTCTGCCACGTGGACCTCTCGAACCCCAACAAAAAACTCTGGCCCTACATCAGGAACTACGTGAACAGGTACGATGCAGCCGTCTTCAGCATCCCCGAATACCGGCAGGACACCAGGACCCCCCTGGTCTTCATCAAGCCAGCCATTGACCCCTTCAGCATCAAGAACCGGGACTTCTCGGAGGAGGAGATCCAGGAGAGGCTGGAAAGGTACGACATACCCACCGACAAACCCCTGGTGGTCCAGGTGTCGCGGTTCGACCGGTGGAAGGACCCCGGGGGCGTGATCGAGGCTTTCAAGATAGCTCGTAAAGAGGTCGAATGCAACCTGGTCCTGCTGGGAAACATCGCCACCGACGACCCCGAGGGCGTTGAAATTTTCAACGAATTGAAGGAAAAGCAGGAAGAGGGCATAATCATGCTTACCGTCGAGGACACGGCCCTGGTCAACGCCCTTCAGCGCAAAGCCGCGGTGGTACTGCAGAAATCGATACGGGAGGGTTTCGGCCTCACCGTGACGGAGGCCATGTGGAAGGGCAAACCGGTCATAGGGGGAAACGTGGGAGGTATAAGACACCAGATAACCGACGGCGAGAACGGCTTCCTGGTCGATACCATCGAGGAAGCCGCCGAGAGGATAGTGATGCTTTTGAAGGATCCGGACCTTTGCCTCCGTATAGGCGAGAAGGCCCGCGTCACGGTCCAGGAGAAGTTCCTCATGTCGCGCTACCTCGAGGACTACCTTGACCTTTTCAGATCCTTCGAAGCGAACTACACTCTGCGGGA
The Thermovirga sp. genome window above contains:
- a CDS encoding glycosyltransferase — translated: MGLPYIARIEHYEPIIGAEAVERILSKAAKMSDRRIVHINSTFYGGGVAELLGSVTLLANLAGVQMGWRVIQGSPDFFTVTKKMHNALQGDDINLSWKKFRIYEHVVFENVLRNHLDHDIVVIHDPQPLPMIRHYHKKGPWIWVCHVDLSNPNKKLWPYIRNYVNRYDAAVFSIPEYRQDTRTPLVFIKPAIDPFSIKNRDFSEEEIQERLERYDIPTDKPLVVQVSRFDRWKDPGGVIEAFKIARKEVECNLVLLGNIATDDPEGVEIFNELKEKQEEGIIMLTVEDTALVNALQRKAAVVLQKSIREGFGLTVTEAMWKGKPVIGGNVGGIRHQITDGENGFLVDTIEEAAERIVMLLKDPDLCLRIGEKARVTVQEKFLMSRYLEDYLDLFRSFEANYTLREPLWDKSSRPRTRSRR